The following proteins are co-located in the Bacillus pumilus genome:
- a CDS encoding GAF domain-containing protein codes for MPRQQLLKQFRNFHDASTSILNMMSQFIDVNTLFIAKNDQNTNQIVKVLNHDEQLLEEGEELPYEKTFCKLAVDYQDTLVIPDISLDDRSRYLEVTKRLQGGSFIGVPIDFTDGTNYGTICGLDLRAQQFTEEHVYMFETMASLLSYVLELDRANRQIQQLSVPIVPVVDGVAVLPLLGDIEETRAQHILETILQESYRLSLSHLVIDVSGTKRLNEQSIQYLVSYAQTLRLLGISAVLTGVKQDLALSAIQSNISFKDITIRKDLPQALAHIGLTFTKNE; via the coding sequence ATGCCTCGTCAACAACTATTAAAACAGTTTCGCAATTTTCATGATGCTTCTACAAGTATTTTAAACATGATGAGTCAATTCATTGATGTGAATACACTGTTTATTGCTAAAAATGATCAAAACACCAATCAGATTGTAAAGGTGCTAAATCATGACGAGCAGCTTCTTGAAGAAGGGGAAGAACTTCCTTACGAAAAGACATTTTGCAAGCTGGCGGTCGATTATCAGGATACACTGGTGATCCCTGATATTTCATTGGACGACCGTTCTAGATACTTGGAGGTCACGAAACGGCTTCAAGGCGGCTCGTTCATTGGGGTTCCCATTGATTTTACAGATGGCACGAACTACGGAACGATTTGTGGACTTGATCTAAGGGCGCAGCAGTTTACAGAAGAGCATGTGTATATGTTTGAAACGATGGCTTCTTTATTAAGCTACGTCCTTGAACTCGACCGTGCCAACCGGCAGATTCAGCAATTATCTGTACCGATCGTACCAGTTGTTGACGGTGTCGCCGTGCTCCCTCTTCTTGGTGATATCGAAGAGACACGTGCTCAGCATATTTTAGAAACCATTTTACAGGAAAGCTACAGGCTGTCGCTCTCTCATCTGGTCATCGATGTATCGGGAACAAAACGCCTGAATGAACAAAGCATTCAATATTTGGTCAGCTATGCGCAAACGCTGAGACTTTTAGGGATTTCGGCTGTATTAACAGGTGTTAAGCAAGACCTTGCTTTAAGTGCGATTCAGTCTAATATTTCATTTAAAGATATCACCATTCGTAAAGATTTACCGCAAGCGCTAGCTCATATCGGCTTAACGTTTACCAAAAATGAATAA
- a CDS encoding aspartate kinase, whose translation MKVVKFGGSSLASGKQLQKVFDIVTADPARKAVVVSAPGKRHSTDTKVTDLLISCGEQYLRLGEAHDLQEAVIERYASIADELGLGHHIIDTIRHDLDALLQADSSHPERYLDAIKASGEDNNAKLIAAYFRHQGVEAHYVNPKEAGLFVSNEPGQAQVLPESYDHLYKLRERSGIIVFPGFFGFSLAGDIVTFSRSGSDITGSILANGLKADVYENFTDVDAVYAVNPTIVHEPKEITELTYREMRELSYAGFSVFHDEALIPAFRAGIPVQIKNTNNPAAKGTKIVSQRDHTNGPVVGIASDHGFCSIYISKYLMNREVGFGRKVLQTLEEYGLTYEHVPSGIDDMTIILRQDQLEEQHIEQELLDRLTLVLNADEVTLERNLSLIMVVGEAMRHNVGTTARAAKALSKAKVNIEMINQGSSEVSMMFGVKAAQEKEAVQALYEEFFSMSTVPVSI comes from the coding sequence TTGAAGGTCGTTAAATTTGGTGGCAGTTCTCTTGCATCTGGCAAGCAGCTGCAAAAGGTATTTGACATTGTAACAGCAGATCCAGCTCGAAAAGCAGTCGTTGTTTCCGCACCAGGAAAACGGCATTCAACGGATACGAAGGTCACCGATCTATTAATTAGCTGTGGTGAACAATATTTACGTTTAGGTGAAGCACATGATTTACAGGAAGCCGTCATCGAGCGGTATGCCTCGATTGCTGATGAACTAGGTTTAGGTCATCACATTATTGACACCATCCGGCACGACCTAGACGCATTATTACAGGCTGATTCGTCTCATCCTGAGCGTTATCTTGATGCTATCAAAGCAAGTGGTGAAGATAATAACGCGAAGCTGATTGCCGCCTATTTCCGCCATCAAGGTGTCGAGGCCCACTATGTGAATCCAAAGGAAGCTGGTTTATTTGTGAGCAACGAGCCTGGCCAAGCGCAAGTCCTCCCGGAATCATATGATCATTTGTACAAATTAAGAGAACGCTCTGGCATCATTGTATTCCCTGGGTTTTTTGGCTTCAGTCTAGCGGGTGATATCGTCACCTTTTCTCGAAGCGGATCAGATATTACCGGTTCCATTTTGGCAAACGGGCTGAAGGCAGATGTGTATGAAAACTTTACAGATGTGGATGCTGTCTACGCCGTCAATCCAACGATCGTTCACGAGCCAAAGGAGATCACTGAACTGACGTATCGGGAAATGCGTGAACTGTCCTATGCTGGTTTTTCTGTGTTCCATGATGAAGCGCTCATTCCGGCTTTCCGGGCAGGCATCCCTGTTCAAATTAAAAACACCAATAATCCAGCAGCCAAAGGCACAAAAATCGTGAGTCAGCGGGATCATACGAATGGGCCTGTTGTTGGCATCGCCTCAGATCATGGATTTTGCAGCATTTATATCAGTAAATATTTGATGAACCGAGAAGTCGGCTTTGGACGTAAGGTGCTGCAAACATTAGAGGAATATGGCCTTACTTATGAGCATGTTCCCTCAGGTATTGATGATATGACCATTATTTTAAGGCAGGATCAGCTGGAGGAGCAGCATATTGAACAAGAGCTGTTAGACCGCCTGACGCTCGTGCTTAATGCTGATGAGGTCACTTTAGAGCGGAATCTCTCCCTCATTATGGTCGTAGGAGAAGCGATGCGTCATAATGTTGGCACAACAGCAAGAGCGGCAAAGGCACTGTCAAAAGCCAAGGTCAATATTGAAATGATCAACCAGGGCTCTTCAGAGGTCAGCATGATGTTTGGCGTCAAAGCGGCTCAAGAAAAAGAAGCCGTTCAGGCCTTGTATGAGGAATTTTTCTCTATGTCTACTGTACCTGTCTCCATTTAA
- a CDS encoding MDR family MFS transporter, with protein MNQSTTSYNRPVIVGIFLVGAFVAILNQTLLIPAIPHIMEEFNIDVSKGQWLTTAFMLTNGILIPITAFLIEKFSSRALVLTALSIFTAGTILAAFATNFPVLLAARIVQAAGAGILMPLMQTIFLTIFPKEKRGQAMGMVGLVISFAPALGPTLGGWIVDSFSWKFLFYIVLPIGIIDLILAYFLMKNVTQQRETRIDVLSVILSSFGFGGLLYGFSSVGSYGWTSAPVLISLIVGAVSLFLFILRQSNLERPMLEFGVFKFAVFSLTTFLGMLVFALLIGTETILPLYTQNVRGLSALDTGLILLPGALFMGFLSPIIGRIFDKVGGRGLAIGGFTILTVTSLPFMMLSLDSSIALITVAYTLRLIGVGMIMMPLTTAGINSLPPQLIPHGTAMNNTMRQMGGSIGTAVLVSIMSSSAANAEIAHPLKSAVHGMNTSFIVSGLIAVVGLVLAFFLKEKRENKVRKQELSSSSSSS; from the coding sequence ATGAACCAATCAACAACATCGTATAATCGACCTGTGATTGTTGGGATTTTTCTCGTCGGGGCATTCGTCGCGATTCTAAACCAAACGCTGCTCATTCCAGCGATCCCACACATCATGGAGGAATTCAATATTGATGTCAGTAAAGGACAATGGCTGACTACAGCCTTTATGCTGACAAACGGGATTCTCATCCCGATTACTGCCTTCTTAATAGAGAAATTTTCGAGCCGTGCCTTAGTTTTAACGGCTCTTAGCATTTTTACAGCAGGTACGATTCTTGCTGCGTTTGCAACAAATTTCCCTGTGTTACTTGCAGCGCGTATTGTACAGGCAGCCGGTGCAGGGATTTTAATGCCGCTAATGCAAACGATCTTTTTGACCATTTTCCCGAAAGAAAAACGCGGGCAGGCCATGGGAATGGTCGGACTTGTCATCTCGTTTGCACCAGCGCTTGGGCCAACACTTGGCGGATGGATTGTCGATTCCTTTAGTTGGAAATTTTTGTTCTATATTGTTCTGCCAATCGGTATCATTGATCTCATTCTTGCTTATTTCTTAATGAAAAATGTCACGCAGCAAAGAGAGACACGTATTGATGTCTTATCCGTCATCCTGTCGTCCTTCGGTTTCGGCGGTTTACTGTACGGGTTTTCTAGTGTGGGCTCATATGGATGGACGAGTGCACCTGTCCTCATTTCGCTGATTGTCGGCGCCGTGAGCTTATTCCTCTTTATCCTGCGTCAGTCGAATTTGGAAAGACCGATGCTTGAGTTTGGTGTATTTAAGTTTGCGGTCTTTAGCTTAACAACCTTCCTCGGCATGCTCGTCTTTGCTTTACTGATTGGAACTGAGACCATTCTGCCGCTCTATACGCAGAATGTCAGAGGGTTGTCTGCGCTTGATACAGGACTTATCTTATTGCCGGGTGCTCTCTTTATGGGATTCCTGTCACCGATTATCGGACGGATTTTTGATAAAGTCGGCGGAAGAGGGCTGGCAATAGGCGGGTTTACGATATTAACCGTCACCTCCCTGCCATTTATGATGCTAAGCCTTGATTCTTCGATTGCTCTCATTACGGTGGCCTACACGCTTCGCTTAATCGGAGTTGGGATGATCATGATGCCGCTGACAACAGCAGGTATTAACTCTTTACCACCGCAGCTTATCCCGCATGGGACAGCGATGAATAACACGATGAGACAAATGGGCGGCTCTATTGGGACGGCTGTGCTTGTCTCTATTATGAGCAGTTCTGCTGCAAATGCAGAAATAGCTCATCCATTGAAATCAGCCGTTCATGGCATGAATACGTCATTTATCGTTTCTGGTCTGATTGCGGTCGTTGGACTCGTCCTCGCGTTTTTCTTAAAGGAAAAACGCGAGAACAAAGTGAGGAAACAGGAGCTGTCTTCCTCCTCATCTTCTTCATAA
- a CDS encoding TetR/AcrR family transcriptional regulator, which yields MKEKQEEILRVSKKLFSQKGYMSVSMQSIADACKISKASIYKLFDSKEELLLELIKYNQRKMREISHLIHSEATLSKKEKFTKKIKLELEEFKENHKFLNMLSFEAFSQHSPIVKKHLRETRSIIMQRHRDIILSTYGETVAPYVWDLVIVLNGLMREVILMLAIEHKNIQLENAAEMIIGVMDRVSKKPCSIEPVLTDELMDSYLLSSQDEYDEEKHVITYLTKIKQELHALSNGEEKDDLLSAFELLNQELSKDQPRTFLISSLLDYLGKNSVLSQNVSQLKSIIL from the coding sequence ATGAAAGAAAAGCAAGAAGAGATTTTGCGGGTTTCGAAAAAATTGTTTTCACAAAAAGGCTATATGAGTGTCTCCATGCAGTCGATTGCTGATGCCTGTAAAATATCAAAAGCGTCTATTTATAAACTGTTTGATTCAAAGGAAGAGCTTCTATTAGAACTGATTAAATATAATCAGCGCAAGATGAGGGAGATTTCTCACCTCATTCATTCAGAAGCGACGCTGTCCAAAAAGGAAAAATTCACAAAGAAGATTAAGCTTGAGCTTGAAGAGTTTAAAGAGAATCATAAATTTTTAAATATGCTGTCCTTCGAAGCATTTTCTCAGCATTCCCCCATTGTCAAAAAGCATTTGCGTGAAACACGCTCTATTATCATGCAGCGGCACAGAGATATTATTTTAAGCACATATGGCGAAACTGTTGCTCCTTATGTCTGGGATCTTGTGATTGTCCTCAATGGATTAATGAGAGAAGTCATCTTAATGCTGGCGATTGAGCATAAGAACATTCAATTAGAAAATGCTGCCGAAATGATCATCGGTGTGATGGACCGTGTATCGAAAAAGCCTTGCTCCATTGAGCCTGTGTTAACAGATGAGCTGATGGACTCTTATCTGCTTTCCTCACAGGACGAATATGATGAAGAAAAACATGTCATTACGTACTTAACGAAGATCAAGCAAGAGCTTCATGCACTTTCAAACGGAGAAGAAAAGGACGATCTCCTCTCTGCATTTGAGCTGCTGAATCAAGAATTATCAAAGGATCAACCGAGAACCTTTTTAATCAGCTCATTGCTCGATTATTTAGGCAAAAACAGCGTTTTATCTCAAAACGTGTCACAGCTGAAAAGCATCATTTTATAG
- a CDS encoding ArsR/SmtB family transcription factor — MNNPIHPNREDMTLISVLQALADPVRLEIVRCLAEAGERTCGTYDMNIAKSTLSHHFKVLREAGVVKVRIDGKHRYYSLRKEDIETAFPGLVSSILSVDKERW; from the coding sequence ATGAATAATCCAATCCATCCAAACCGAGAAGACATGACACTGATTTCTGTGCTGCAAGCATTGGCTGACCCTGTCCGATTAGAAATTGTCCGCTGCTTAGCAGAAGCGGGGGAGAGGACATGCGGCACATATGATATGAACATTGCCAAATCCACGCTTTCCCATCATTTCAAAGTGCTGAGGGAGGCAGGCGTCGTGAAAGTGAGAATTGACGGGAAGCACCGCTACTATTCTCTAAGAAAAGAAGACATCGAGACCGCTTTTCCTGGACTTGTGTCATCGATTTTATCTGTAGATAAAGAGCGGTGGTAA
- the gabR gene encoding MocR-like transcriptional regulator GabR produces MLTIQLDQTRANGFIYHQIYTKIKDEILNRNLQPHDQLPSKRELADTLKVSVNSVNGAYQQLLAEGYLYSVERKGFFVESLETFHESGQLKPSSLPADLKEEPIARDDWYSFSHISVDTANFPFKSWLKSEQKAISLHQEAFGELPHPQGVYELRETIARLIGLARGVKCYPEQLILSAGTQSLIHSLSSILPADQVYGLENPGYRRLYQMLKNNHHRIETIGIDQKGVRMSDIHKKQPNVLIITPSHQFPTGVIMPISRRIQLLNWAADQQDRYIIEDDYDSEFKYGTDSIPALQSLDRYDKVIYMGTFSKSLLPGLRISYMVLPQHLLRRYKEEQHFFIQTANLFTQYTLLHFIKDGAYQRHIKRMNGLYEEKRKQLIGELDTVFADNVRIIGENAGLHFIAEFRSDRTQHDILKRAKERKLKMYGMDRFTLDEHLPGHQEGFVPLVLGFSHMRPEDIQPAVKRLYESIYGK; encoded by the coding sequence ATGCTGACAATTCAACTAGATCAAACAAGAGCAAACGGATTTATTTATCATCAAATCTATACAAAAATTAAAGATGAAATTTTAAATCGAAATCTTCAGCCCCACGATCAATTACCCTCTAAACGAGAGTTAGCCGATACATTAAAAGTCAGCGTCAATTCGGTGAATGGCGCGTATCAACAGCTGCTTGCCGAGGGATATTTATATTCGGTTGAGCGCAAAGGCTTTTTTGTGGAATCACTTGAAACGTTTCATGAATCAGGTCAGCTGAAACCCTCTTCCCTTCCAGCGGATTTAAAGGAAGAGCCTATTGCGCGAGACGACTGGTATTCCTTTTCACACATCTCCGTTGATACAGCAAACTTTCCTTTTAAAAGCTGGCTGAAAAGTGAACAAAAGGCGATCAGTCTTCACCAAGAAGCCTTTGGTGAGCTTCCGCATCCACAAGGCGTTTATGAGCTGCGGGAAACGATCGCCCGGCTGATTGGACTTGCACGAGGCGTTAAATGCTACCCAGAGCAGCTCATTTTAAGCGCAGGCACACAGTCACTCATTCATTCGTTATCGAGCATTCTTCCGGCTGATCAAGTATACGGGTTAGAAAACCCTGGCTACCGCAGGCTCTATCAAATGCTGAAAAACAATCATCACCGAATTGAAACGATTGGGATTGACCAAAAAGGTGTGCGGATGAGCGACATTCACAAAAAACAGCCGAATGTCTTAATCATTACCCCTTCTCATCAGTTCCCAACAGGGGTCATCATGCCGATTTCTCGGAGGATACAGTTGTTAAACTGGGCGGCTGATCAGCAAGACCGCTATATCATTGAGGACGATTATGACAGTGAATTTAAGTATGGCACAGACAGCATACCAGCGCTGCAAAGCCTTGATCGATATGACAAAGTCATTTATATGGGGACCTTTTCTAAATCATTGCTGCCCGGCTTGCGGATCAGCTACATGGTGCTCCCGCAGCATTTATTAAGACGCTATAAGGAAGAACAGCATTTTTTCATTCAAACAGCCAATCTTTTTACCCAATACACCCTTCTTCATTTTATTAAAGACGGCGCGTATCAGCGGCATATTAAGAGAATGAATGGATTATATGAAGAAAAAAGGAAGCAGCTCATCGGAGAACTCGACACCGTTTTTGCTGACAACGTGCGCATTATTGGGGAAAATGCAGGTCTTCATTTTATCGCAGAGTTCCGCTCAGATCGAACGCAGCACGACATTTTAAAGCGAGCCAAAGAAAGAAAGCTGAAAATGTACGGGATGGACCGTTTTACCCTTGATGAGCATTTGCCAGGGCATCAAGAAGGCTTTGTCCCGCTCGTCCTCGGCTTCTCACATATGCGGCCAGAGGATATTCAGCCAGCGGTGAAACGGCTGTACGAGTCGATTTATGGGAAATAA
- the gabT gene encoding 4-aminobutyrate--2-oxoglutarate transaminase gives MSQTTTNRFSTEEWQGKRDQYVARGVSNGNRHLAAKGKGAELFDIDGNRFIDFAGAIGTLNVGHSHPKVVEAVKAQADSLIHPGFNVMMYESYIELAEKLCHLTPGDHDKKAIFLNSGAEAVENAVKIARKYTKRQAVVSFTRGFHGRTNMTMSMTSKVKPYKFGFGPFASEVYQAPYPYYYQKPEGLSDAAYDEYIIDQFNQFFVATVAPETVACVVMEPVQGEGGFIVPSKRFVQHVASFCQQHGIVFVADEIQTGFARTGKYFAIEHFDVVPDLITVSKSLAAGLPLSGVVGRKELLDAADPGELGGTYAGSPLGCVAALAVLDIIETEQLNQRSEHIGQVIEDKANDWRTKYPFIGEVRRLGAMAAIEIVEDQRTRTPDKKTAAAIAAYANEHGLLLLTAGINGNIIRFLTPLVITDELLHEGLGIIEDAFKAR, from the coding sequence ATGAGTCAAACGACAACAAACCGTTTTTCAACAGAAGAATGGCAGGGGAAAAGAGATCAATACGTCGCAAGGGGCGTCAGTAATGGCAACCGTCATCTTGCAGCGAAAGGGAAGGGAGCCGAGCTGTTCGATATTGATGGGAATCGTTTTATCGATTTTGCAGGCGCTATCGGTACATTAAATGTAGGGCATTCACATCCAAAGGTTGTGGAAGCGGTGAAAGCACAGGCAGACAGTCTGATTCATCCAGGATTCAACGTGATGATGTACGAATCCTATATCGAATTAGCAGAAAAGCTATGCCACCTAACGCCAGGCGACCATGACAAGAAAGCCATTTTCTTAAATTCAGGTGCAGAAGCTGTTGAAAATGCGGTGAAAATTGCCCGTAAATATACGAAACGACAGGCTGTTGTATCTTTTACAAGAGGCTTCCACGGCAGAACAAATATGACGATGAGCATGACGAGCAAGGTCAAGCCATATAAATTTGGGTTCGGGCCATTCGCATCAGAGGTGTATCAAGCGCCGTATCCTTATTACTATCAGAAGCCTGAGGGATTAAGTGATGCGGCCTACGATGAGTACATCATTGATCAATTCAATCAATTCTTTGTGGCAACCGTTGCACCAGAAACCGTTGCTTGTGTGGTCATGGAGCCTGTCCAAGGGGAGGGCGGATTCATTGTACCATCGAAGCGCTTTGTACAGCACGTCGCTTCATTCTGCCAGCAGCACGGTATTGTATTTGTCGCAGACGAGATCCAAACAGGTTTTGCGAGAACGGGGAAATACTTTGCCATTGAGCACTTTGATGTTGTGCCAGACTTAATCACTGTGTCAAAATCACTTGCAGCTGGCCTGCCGCTAAGCGGTGTCGTTGGCAGAAAAGAACTGCTTGATGCAGCGGATCCAGGCGAGCTGGGGGGAACGTATGCTGGAAGTCCGTTAGGCTGTGTGGCAGCATTAGCGGTTCTTGATATCATTGAAACAGAACAATTAAATCAACGATCTGAACACATTGGACAAGTCATTGAAGACAAAGCAAATGATTGGAGAACAAAGTACCCATTCATTGGAGAAGTCCGGAGATTAGGGGCAATGGCAGCAATTGAAATTGTGGAAGATCAAAGAACGCGTACACCTGATAAGAAAACAGCCGCAGCGATTGCAGCATATGCAAATGAGCATGGGCTGCTCTTATTAACGGCAGGGATTAATGGGAATATTATTCGCTTTTTAACACCACTTGTCATCACAGATGAGCTGCTGCATGAAGGATTAGGGATCATCGAGGACGCCTTCAAAGCACGCTAA
- a CDS encoding APC family permease gives MQKQKMAKTMSQSDVMFLSIGAMLGWGWVVLSGDWILTAGFLGSVIAFVIGGILVIFIGLTYAELSSAIPETGGGLVFVQRAFGIKSAFVSAWGVLFGYVSVITFEAVALPTVIDYVIPTQHVGFLWNIGGWDVYFTWVLIGSGGALFLTALNYIGAKPAAIFQSVFTVAIILTGFLLLGGATFNGDFANLEPMFQGGVGGLMAVLVMIPFLFVGFDVIPQVAAEINAPKKIIGRILIISIVSAVVFYLLIVFGVSAGLSKGQLEASSLATADAMVQLLGHQAFGTVLVIGGVAGIVTSWNAFIIGASRILYAMAERGMISKWFAYIHPKYKTPTNAILFLGALAFFAPLLGRPALVWIVNAGGVGIIVGYLIVSIAFMKLRKTEPELERPYRIKYWRTTGVLAIGLSLLFLSFYFPGMPASLSWPAEWILLLGWALIGYILYVMNPRTKEKVEHDKRTQSV, from the coding sequence ATGCAAAAACAAAAAATGGCTAAAACCATGTCGCAGTCAGACGTAATGTTTTTGTCCATTGGTGCAATGCTTGGCTGGGGCTGGGTTGTACTTTCGGGAGATTGGATTTTAACAGCTGGATTTTTAGGAAGTGTGATTGCCTTTGTCATAGGGGGCATTCTCGTCATCTTTATTGGACTCACGTATGCCGAGCTTTCGTCGGCAATTCCAGAGACAGGCGGAGGTCTCGTCTTTGTCCAGCGGGCCTTTGGGATAAAATCAGCGTTTGTCTCCGCATGGGGCGTATTGTTTGGTTATGTGTCCGTCATTACGTTTGAAGCTGTCGCACTGCCGACAGTGATTGACTATGTCATTCCAACACAGCATGTTGGTTTCCTATGGAATATAGGGGGATGGGACGTTTATTTCACGTGGGTATTGATTGGATCTGGCGGTGCGTTATTTTTAACAGCTCTGAACTACATTGGCGCAAAGCCTGCTGCCATTTTTCAGTCAGTGTTCACAGTGGCGATTATTCTGACAGGTTTTCTCCTTTTAGGTGGAGCGACGTTTAATGGCGATTTTGCAAACCTTGAGCCGATGTTTCAAGGCGGGGTTGGCGGTCTCATGGCCGTTTTAGTCATGATTCCCTTTTTATTCGTTGGATTTGATGTCATTCCGCAAGTGGCGGCAGAGATCAATGCACCGAAGAAAATCATCGGGAGAATCTTGATTATCTCCATCGTGAGTGCGGTTGTTTTTTATCTGCTCATTGTCTTTGGCGTATCGGCTGGGTTGTCAAAGGGCCAGCTTGAAGCCTCTTCATTGGCGACAGCAGATGCCATGGTGCAGCTTCTCGGTCATCAAGCATTTGGGACAGTGCTTGTGATTGGCGGTGTAGCAGGAATTGTGACGAGCTGGAATGCTTTTATCATTGGTGCAAGCCGTATTTTATACGCAATGGCGGAAAGAGGCATGATTTCCAAATGGTTTGCGTATATTCATCCAAAGTATAAAACACCGACAAATGCGATTTTATTTTTAGGGGCACTGGCCTTTTTTGCTCCACTGCTAGGCCGCCCTGCCCTTGTCTGGATTGTGAATGCAGGCGGTGTGGGAATTATCGTCGGGTACTTAATTGTGTCCATCGCCTTTATGAAACTTCGCAAAACAGAACCCGAGCTTGAGCGTCCATACCGCATTAAATATTGGCGGACGACAGGCGTTTTAGCCATCGGACTTAGTCTCCTTTTTCTTTCATTTTATTTTCCGGGGATGCCGGCGTCTCTGTCATGGCCAGCTGAATGGATCTTGCTTTTAGGTTGGGCACTCATTGGGTATATACTATATGTAATGAATCCAAGAACGAAGGAGAAGGTAGAGCATGACAAACGAACTCAAAGTGTATAA
- a CDS encoding NAD-dependent succinate-semialdehyde dehydrogenase, producing MTNELKVYNPATGEEIASVAQHTKEQIEDAISRSHKAFKTWAKTSAHDRANIIRKWFDLMIEHKERLAKIITEENGKPYQEALGEIVYAAGYIEWYAEEAKRIYGRTIPSHTTNKRLFVTKQAVGPVAAITPWNFPAAMITRKAAPALAAGCTFIVKPAEDTPLTAIELVKLGHEAGIPEDALQWVVGDGKEVGEIFTDSPLIRKITFTGSTPVGKHLIKNSASTVKHVSMELGGHAPLIVDKDANLELAVKQAVASKFRNAGQTCVCANRLIVHEEIHEAFAQAFSKEVKKLKVGNGFEEGTSIGPIINKRGFDKIVDQIQDAVDKGAKVLVGGDTDFDDEKSYYFVQPTVLTHVDPSMNIMHEETFGPVAPITTFQTLDKAIELANDTPFGLAAYFFTENYRNGLYISENLDYGIIGWNDGGPSAVQAPFGGMKESGIGREGGIEGIEPYLETKYVSIGLDG from the coding sequence ATGACAAACGAACTCAAAGTGTATAATCCTGCAACAGGGGAAGAGATTGCTTCAGTTGCTCAGCATACAAAAGAACAGATCGAAGACGCGATATCTCGCTCACACAAAGCATTCAAAACGTGGGCAAAAACGTCAGCCCATGATCGTGCAAATATCATCCGCAAGTGGTTTGATCTCATGATCGAACATAAAGAAAGGCTTGCAAAAATCATCACGGAAGAAAACGGGAAGCCTTATCAAGAAGCATTAGGGGAAATCGTCTATGCAGCTGGATATATTGAATGGTATGCAGAGGAAGCAAAGCGAATCTATGGCAGAACCATCCCGTCTCATACGACAAATAAGCGTCTTTTCGTCACAAAGCAGGCAGTCGGTCCTGTCGCTGCGATTACACCGTGGAATTTCCCTGCGGCGATGATTACGAGAAAGGCAGCACCAGCACTGGCGGCGGGCTGTACGTTTATTGTGAAACCTGCTGAAGACACGCCGCTCACGGCCATTGAACTTGTGAAATTAGGACATGAAGCCGGGATTCCAGAGGATGCTCTGCAATGGGTTGTTGGAGATGGAAAAGAAGTTGGTGAAATCTTCACAGATAGTCCATTGATTCGCAAGATCACGTTTACAGGCTCAACGCCAGTCGGAAAGCATCTGATCAAAAACAGTGCGAGCACAGTGAAACACGTATCGATGGAACTTGGCGGTCATGCGCCGCTGATCGTAGACAAGGATGCAAATCTTGAACTGGCTGTGAAACAAGCAGTAGCATCTAAGTTCCGCAATGCAGGACAAACCTGTGTCTGTGCCAACCGCTTAATTGTACATGAGGAGATTCATGAAGCGTTTGCTCAAGCGTTCAGCAAAGAAGTGAAAAAGCTGAAAGTGGGAAATGGATTTGAAGAAGGCACATCAATCGGTCCAATTATCAATAAGCGCGGCTTTGATAAAATTGTCGACCAAATTCAAGATGCAGTGGATAAAGGGGCGAAAGTGCTTGTCGGCGGCGATACGGATTTTGACGATGAGAAGTCATATTATTTTGTTCAGCCAACGGTGCTCACACATGTCGATCCTTCGATGAACATCATGCATGAAGAGACCTTTGGTCCTGTGGCACCGATTACGACGTTCCAAACTTTAGATAAGGCGATTGAATTAGCCAACGATACACCTTTTGGACTTGCGGCATATTTCTTTACAGAGAATTACCGGAACGGACTCTACATCTCAGAGAATCTTGATTACGGTATTATTGGCTGGAATGATGGCGGCCCATCGGCTGTTCAGGCACCTTTCGGCGGTATGAAAGAGAGTGGAATTGGTCGTGAAGGCGGTATTGAAGGCATCGAGCCATATTTAGAAACAAAATATGTATCCATTGGTTTAGATGGATAA